Proteins encoded by one window of Bubalus kerabau isolate K-KA32 ecotype Philippines breed swamp buffalo chromosome 22, PCC_UOA_SB_1v2, whole genome shotgun sequence:
- the BCCIP gene encoding BRCA2 and CDKN1A-interacting protein isoform X2, producing the protein MGGSGRPGARGLRRRRGAGNMASRPKRRAVSRVPPALGDEEEEDEVEEQDEDDSDEEEDEEDEVVSEEVNIEFEAYSISDNDYDGIKKLLQQLFLKAPVNTAELTNLLIQQNHIGSVIKGTPCAEQIKELILRLCEKNCEKSMVEQLDRLFNDTARPVGFLLSERFINVPPQIALPMHQQLQKELAEAHRANKPCGKCSFYLLISKTFVEAGKSNSKKKRSNQKKDELMFANAEEEFFYEKAILKFNYSVQEESDTCLGGRWSFDDVPMKPLRTVMLIPGDKMSEIMEKLKEHLSV; encoded by the exons ATGGGTGGATCCGGAAGGCCGGGCGCGCGGGGATTGCGCAGGCGCAGAGGCGCCGGTAACATGGCGTCCCGGCCGAAGCGGCGTGCTGTGAGCCGCGTGCCCCCGGCTCTGGGcgatgaggaagaggaggatgaaGTGGAGGAGCAGGACGAAGACGACAGTGACGAAGAAGAGGATGAAGAAGACGAGGTCGTCAGTGAG GAAGTGAATATTGAATTTGAAGCTTATTCTATCTCAGATAACGATTATGATGGAATTAAGAAGTTACTACAGCAG cttTTTCTAAAAGCCCCTGTGAACACTGCAGAACTCACAAATCTCTTGATTCAACAGAACCATATCGGGAGTGTGATTAAG GGTACCCCTTGTGCTGAGCAAATTAAGGAGTTGATTCTGCGCCTCTGTGAGAAGAACTGTGAGAAGAGCATGGTTGAGCAGCTGGACAGGCTTTTCAACGACACCGCCAGGCCTGTGGGCTTTCTGCTGAGCGAGAGATTCATTAACGTTCCCCCGCAGATCGCACTGCCCATGCACCAGCAGCTCCA GAAAGAACTAGCAGAGGCGCACAGAGCCAACAAGCCATGTGGGAAGTGTTCCTTCTACCTTCTGATCAGCAAGACATTTGTGGAAGCAGGAAAAAGCAATTCCAAAAAGAAACGGAGCAACCAAAAGAAAGACGAGTTAATGTTTGCAAATGCGGAAGAAGAATTTTTCTATGAG AAGGCAATCCTGAAGTTCAACTACTCAGTGCAGGAGGAGAGCGACACGTGTCTGGGAGGCCGATGGTCCTTTGATGACGTACCGATGAAGCCCCTGCGAACTGTGATGTTAATTCCAGGCGACAAAATGAGTGAAATCatggaaaaactgaaagaacATCTGTCTGTCTAA
- the BCCIP gene encoding BRCA2 and CDKN1A-interacting protein isoform X1, translating into MGGSGRPGARGLRRRRGAGNMASRPKRRAVSRVPPALGDEEEEDEVEEQDEDDSDEEEDEEDEVVSEEVNIEFEAYSISDNDYDGIKKLLQQLFLKAPVNTAELTNLLIQQNHIGSVIKQTDVSEDSDDEVDEDEIFGFISLLNLTERKGTPCAEQIKELILRLCEKNCEKSMVEQLDRLFNDTARPVGFLLSERFINVPPQIALPMHQQLQKELAEAHRANKPCGKCSFYLLISKTFVEAGKSNSKKKRSNQKKDELMFANAEEEFFYEKAILKFNYSVQEESDTCLGGRWSFDDVPMKPLRTVMLIPGDKMSEIMEKLKEHLSV; encoded by the exons ATGGGTGGATCCGGAAGGCCGGGCGCGCGGGGATTGCGCAGGCGCAGAGGCGCCGGTAACATGGCGTCCCGGCCGAAGCGGCGTGCTGTGAGCCGCGTGCCCCCGGCTCTGGGcgatgaggaagaggaggatgaaGTGGAGGAGCAGGACGAAGACGACAGTGACGAAGAAGAGGATGAAGAAGACGAGGTCGTCAGTGAG GAAGTGAATATTGAATTTGAAGCTTATTCTATCTCAGATAACGATTATGATGGAATTAAGAAGTTACTACAGCAG cttTTTCTAAAAGCCCCTGTGAACACTGCAGAACTCACAAATCTCTTGATTCAACAGAACCATATCGGGAGTGTGATTAAG cAAACGGATGTTTCAGAAGACAGCGATGACGAAGTGGATGAAGACGAGATTTTTGGTTTCATAAGTCTTTTAAATTTAACTGAAAGAAAG GGTACCCCTTGTGCTGAGCAAATTAAGGAGTTGATTCTGCGCCTCTGTGAGAAGAACTGTGAGAAGAGCATGGTTGAGCAGCTGGACAGGCTTTTCAACGACACCGCCAGGCCTGTGGGCTTTCTGCTGAGCGAGAGATTCATTAACGTTCCCCCGCAGATCGCACTGCCCATGCACCAGCAGCTCCA GAAAGAACTAGCAGAGGCGCACAGAGCCAACAAGCCATGTGGGAAGTGTTCCTTCTACCTTCTGATCAGCAAGACATTTGTGGAAGCAGGAAAAAGCAATTCCAAAAAGAAACGGAGCAACCAAAAGAAAGACGAGTTAATGTTTGCAAATGCGGAAGAAGAATTTTTCTATGAG AAGGCAATCCTGAAGTTCAACTACTCAGTGCAGGAGGAGAGCGACACGTGTCTGGGAGGCCGATGGTCCTTTGATGACGTACCGATGAAGCCCCTGCGAACTGTGATGTTAATTCCAGGCGACAAAATGAGTGAAATCatggaaaaactgaaagaacATCTGTCTGTCTAA